The proteins below are encoded in one region of Amycolatopsis magusensis:
- a CDS encoding methionine ABC transporter ATP-binding protein, whose amino-acid sequence MITLENLTKSFPGDHAPVLALRDVNFDINAGSLYGVVGPAGSGKSTLTRCVALQERPDRGVVRLDGLNTGTLDGRRLREIRRQVGIVDGRAALQPERTVAGNVASPLEQLGVDGPRRRTRVGTLLDLVGLTQRGGQHPAELNPGQRRRVAVAKALATSPAVLLADDPTAGLGVEDAAGVLTALDRARAELGLTVLVATPDAGVVRRICDDVAVLEDGKVVENGNVLSLLVDPSSRTAQALLPAIETTRAQSARYDRSVDVVLIGFASVGALLPEAATRFGIDIATIGGGLTRIGDTPVGRFRIGLRGEQADGALAWIAERGAHVTHPVSGPQGVAA is encoded by the coding sequence GTGATCACGCTCGAAAACCTGACCAAGTCCTTCCCCGGCGACCACGCTCCCGTCCTGGCCCTGCGGGACGTCAACTTCGACATCAACGCCGGCTCGCTCTACGGCGTGGTCGGCCCGGCCGGCTCCGGCAAGTCCACCCTGACCCGGTGCGTCGCGCTGCAGGAGCGCCCCGACCGCGGCGTGGTCCGCCTCGACGGCCTCAACACCGGCACGCTCGACGGCCGCCGCCTGCGGGAGATCCGCCGCCAGGTCGGCATCGTCGACGGCCGGGCCGCGTTGCAGCCCGAGCGCACGGTCGCCGGGAACGTGGCGTCGCCGCTGGAGCAGCTCGGCGTCGACGGCCCGCGCCGCCGCACCCGCGTCGGCACCCTGCTCGACCTCGTCGGCCTGACCCAGCGCGGCGGACAGCACCCCGCCGAGCTGAACCCGGGGCAGCGCCGCCGGGTGGCCGTGGCGAAGGCGCTGGCCACCTCGCCCGCCGTGCTGCTCGCCGACGACCCGACCGCCGGGCTCGGCGTCGAGGACGCCGCCGGCGTGCTCACCGCGCTCGACCGGGCCCGCGCCGAGCTGGGCCTGACCGTGCTCGTCGCCACGCCGGACGCCGGTGTCGTCCGCCGCATCTGCGACGACGTCGCGGTGCTCGAGGACGGCAAGGTGGTGGAGAACGGCAACGTGCTCTCCCTGCTGGTCGACCCGTCGAGCCGCACCGCGCAGGCGCTGCTGCCCGCCATCGAGACCACCCGCGCCCAGTCCGCCCGCTACGACCGCTCGGTCGACGTGGTGCTGATCGGCTTCGCTTCGGTCGGCGCGCTGCTGCCCGAGGCGGCGACCCGGTTCGGTATCGACATCGCCACCATCGGCGGCGGCCTGACCCGGATCGGTGACACCCCGGTCGGCCGCTTCCGCATCGGCCTGCGCGGGGAGCAGGCCGACGGCGCGCTGGCGTGGATCGCCGAGCGCGGCGCCCACGTCACCCACCCGGTCAGCGGCCCGCAGGGCGTCGCCGCCTGA
- the rsmA gene encoding 16S rRNA (adenine(1518)-N(6)/adenine(1519)-N(6))-dimethyltransferase RsmA, with product MTKPAGLLGPAEIRGLAAELDVRPTKKLGQNFVHDPNTVRRIVELGAVTEDDLVLEVGPGLGSLTLGLLATGARVVAVEIDPVLAKRLPETVAGHAKPEHAANLNVVEADALKINQSQVGEPTTLVANLPYNVAVPVVLHLLAELPSLRRGLVMVQTEVADRMAAGPGSRTYGVPSVKLAWYGRAKKVAAVPRAVFWPVPNVDSALVGFERVQTTRPAERKTVFAVVDAAFSQRRKTLRAALAGWAGSAERAGELLTAAGVEPRTRGEQLTVDDFARIAAAAENEG from the coding sequence GTGACCAAACCTGCCGGGCTGCTCGGCCCCGCCGAGATCCGCGGCCTGGCGGCCGAGCTGGACGTGCGGCCGACCAAGAAGCTCGGCCAGAACTTCGTGCACGACCCCAACACCGTGCGCCGGATCGTCGAGCTGGGTGCGGTCACCGAGGACGACCTCGTGCTCGAAGTCGGCCCCGGCCTCGGGTCGCTGACGCTGGGCCTCCTGGCCACCGGCGCGCGAGTGGTCGCCGTCGAGATCGATCCGGTGCTCGCCAAGCGACTGCCGGAAACCGTCGCCGGGCACGCGAAACCCGAGCACGCCGCGAACCTGAACGTCGTCGAAGCCGACGCGCTCAAGATCAACCAGAGTCAGGTGGGCGAGCCGACCACGCTCGTCGCGAACCTGCCCTACAACGTCGCCGTGCCCGTCGTGCTGCACCTGCTCGCCGAACTCCCGAGCCTGCGCCGCGGCCTGGTGATGGTCCAGACCGAGGTGGCCGACCGCATGGCCGCCGGCCCGGGCAGCCGCACCTACGGCGTGCCGAGTGTCAAGCTCGCCTGGTACGGCCGCGCCAAGAAGGTCGCCGCGGTGCCGCGCGCGGTGTTCTGGCCGGTGCCCAACGTCGACTCCGCGCTGGTCGGCTTCGAACGGGTCCAGACCACTCGTCCCGCCGAGCGGAAGACCGTCTTCGCCGTCGTGGACGCCGCCTTCTCGCAGCGGCGCAAGACGCTGCGTGCGGCGCTGGCCGGGTGGGCGGGCTCCGCCGAGCGCGCGGGGGAGTTGCTGACCGCGGCCGGTGTCGAGCCGCGCACCCGTGGTGAACAGCTCACCGTCGACGACTTCGCCAGGATCGCCGCCGCCGCGGAAAACGAGGGTTAA
- a CDS encoding resuscitation-promoting factor, with product MSTFASSRGGVGTLDWPSPEGELDFSDDLNVTQHDVLTVLGPDADALMAEANVDVDELIRLINAETTMLPPIVIPDEISEDRVAHGEPMPVEAGVVKAVKTWKKRFLKGTVLAVLLTLTGGGAAAMAMNKSVTVDVDGAQQTVNTFGGTVGEVLKDAGYSIGAHDAISPSPDAAVADDTVITLERGRQLNLLVDGTPRESWVRATTVSEALTQLGLAEAGKAGTWMSAPGDGQIPLEGMTLEIKTLKNVTLYDGGSEPRQVQTNAVTAKEFFGELQLTIGPEDKVDGGLDYKLTDGAEVHVSRTGVTVINENEEIPPPVEEIKDDTLDKGKTVVEEEGEAGSKNVTYRVTKENDKEVAREKLSEEITKEAKPKKVRVGTKKAAVPAVSGGAVWDKLAHCESTGNWAANTGNGYYGGLQFNASTWKAYGGGQYAALPHQATREQQIAVATKLRDDRGGYGAWPHCSKKLGL from the coding sequence ATGAGCACGTTCGCCTCCTCCCGCGGGGGTGTCGGCACGCTCGACTGGCCCAGCCCCGAGGGCGAGCTCGACTTCTCCGACGACCTCAACGTCACCCAGCACGACGTCCTGACCGTGCTCGGCCCCGACGCCGACGCGTTGATGGCCGAGGCCAACGTCGACGTCGACGAACTGATCCGGCTGATCAACGCCGAGACCACGATGCTCCCGCCGATCGTGATCCCGGACGAGATCAGCGAAGACCGCGTCGCCCATGGCGAGCCGATGCCGGTCGAGGCCGGTGTCGTCAAGGCCGTCAAGACGTGGAAGAAGCGCTTCCTCAAGGGCACCGTGCTCGCCGTGCTGCTCACCCTGACCGGTGGCGGCGCCGCCGCGATGGCGATGAACAAGAGCGTCACGGTCGACGTCGACGGCGCGCAGCAGACGGTCAACACCTTCGGCGGCACGGTCGGCGAGGTGCTCAAGGACGCCGGCTACTCGATCGGCGCGCACGACGCGATCTCGCCGTCGCCGGACGCCGCGGTCGCCGACGACACCGTCATCACCCTGGAGCGCGGCCGCCAGCTGAACCTCCTCGTGGACGGCACCCCGCGCGAGTCGTGGGTGCGTGCCACCACGGTTTCCGAGGCGCTGACCCAGCTCGGCCTCGCCGAGGCGGGCAAGGCAGGCACCTGGATGTCGGCCCCCGGCGACGGGCAGATCCCGCTCGAGGGCATGACCCTCGAGATCAAGACGCTGAAGAACGTCACGCTCTACGACGGTGGCAGCGAACCGCGTCAGGTCCAGACCAACGCGGTGACCGCGAAGGAGTTCTTCGGCGAGCTCCAGCTGACGATCGGCCCGGAGGACAAGGTCGACGGCGGCCTGGACTACAAGCTGACCGACGGCGCCGAGGTGCACGTCAGCCGCACCGGCGTGACGGTGATCAACGAGAACGAAGAGATCCCGCCGCCGGTCGAAGAGATCAAGGACGACACCCTCGACAAGGGCAAGACCGTTGTCGAGGAAGAGGGCGAAGCCGGTTCGAAGAACGTCACCTACCGGGTGACGAAGGAGAACGACAAGGAAGTCGCCCGGGAGAAGCTTTCCGAGGAGATCACCAAGGAAGCCAAGCCGAAGAAGGTCCGGGTCGGCACCAAGAAGGCCGCCGTCCCGGCGGTCTCCGGTGGTGCGGTGTGGGACAAGCTCGCGCACTGCGAGTCCACCGGCAACTGGGCCGCGAACACCGGCAACGGCTACTACGGCGGCCTGCAGTTCAACGCCAGCACCTGGAAGGCCTACGGCGGTGGCCAGTACGCCGCGCTGCCGCACCAGGCCACCCGGGAACAGCAGATCGCCGTCGCCACCAAACTCCGCGACGACCGCGGCGGTTACGGTGCCTGGCCGCACTGCTCGAAGAAGCTGGGCCTCTGA
- a CDS encoding TatD family hydrolase: protein MGADRAVSKRELPPVPEKLPAPVVDAHTHLDACGAVTAADVTAMADRAEAAGVTRLVTVADDLAAARWAAEASTWDDRVFAAVAVHPTRTKDFGEVERSEVERLARGERVVAVGETGLDYYWDYSPHDAQQEAFRWHIDLAKRLGKTLMIHDRDAHDDVFRILAEEGAPETVVFHCFSGDGEFARRCLDAGYVLSFAGTVTFKNARGLHDAARISPLGQFVVETDAPFLTPHPHRGRPNEPYCTAYTVRYLAELREESVETISDAVRQTAERVFRLPTVT from the coding sequence ATGGGCGCCGATCGAGCCGTGAGCAAGAGGGAACTGCCACCGGTGCCGGAGAAGCTCCCGGCGCCGGTGGTCGACGCGCACACGCACCTGGACGCCTGCGGCGCGGTCACCGCGGCGGACGTGACCGCCATGGCCGACCGCGCCGAGGCCGCCGGGGTGACCCGCCTGGTCACCGTCGCCGACGACCTCGCCGCCGCCCGCTGGGCCGCCGAAGCGTCCACTTGGGACGATCGGGTGTTCGCCGCGGTCGCGGTGCACCCCACGCGCACCAAGGACTTCGGCGAGGTGGAACGGTCCGAAGTGGAGCGACTGGCCCGTGGTGAGCGGGTGGTCGCGGTCGGCGAGACCGGGCTGGACTACTACTGGGACTACTCGCCGCACGACGCCCAGCAGGAGGCCTTCCGCTGGCACATCGACCTGGCCAAGCGGCTCGGCAAGACGCTGATGATCCACGACCGCGACGCGCACGACGACGTGTTCCGCATCCTCGCCGAGGAGGGCGCGCCGGAGACGGTGGTCTTCCACTGCTTCTCCGGTGACGGAGAGTTCGCGCGCCGGTGCCTGGACGCGGGTTACGTGCTCTCGTTCGCCGGCACGGTGACGTTCAAGAACGCGCGCGGACTGCACGATGCGGCGCGGATCTCACCGCTCGGTCAATTCGTGGTCGAGACGGATGCACCATTTTTGACCCCCCATCCCCACCGGGGCAGGCCCAATGAGCCCTACTGCACGGCCTACACCGTGCGTTACCTCGCTGAGCTGCGGGAAGAGTCCGTGGAGACGATCTCGGACGCCGTGCGGCAGACCGCCGAACGGGTCTTCCGACTGCCCACTGTTACTTAG
- the metG gene encoding methionine--tRNA ligase, with protein sequence MSTPVLTAVAWPYANGPRHIGHVSGFGVPSDVFSRYQRMAGNRVLMVSGTDEHGTPITVQADKEGLTSQQTADKYTRQIGEDLRGLGLTYDLFTRTSTGNHAAVTQQIFLALHRNGYVVPKTTRGAISPSTGRTLPDRYVEGTCPICGYDGARGDQCDNCGNQLDAAELINPKSRINGETPKFVETEHYFLDLPAFTQTLGKWLSTKTDWRPNVLNFTKNLVDDMRPRPITRDLDWGVKIPLDGWRDQPMKRFYVWFDAVIGYFSASVEWARRSGEPDAWQQWWTNPDARSYYFMGKDNITFHAQIWPALLMGHNGQGDKGGEPGPYGELNLPSEIVSSEFLTMSGSKFSTSRGTVIYVNDFLREYGPDTLRYFIAAAGPETQDTAFTWDEFVRRTNFELANEWGNLVNRSISMAHKNNGGVPAPSAPTAADEELKALSRQAFETVGAHLGRSRFKMALGEAMKVVSAANKYLSDQEPWKLKEDTARRDSVLHTALQVVSDANTMLTPFLPHSAQKVHEALGGTGVWAAQPELQDVEDLDIDGRTNPILTGDYAAEQAKWSSTPIEVGRPLAKPSPLFAKLDAKLAETGPEWAPIEP encoded by the coding sequence ATGAGCACCCCTGTGTTGACCGCGGTGGCCTGGCCCTACGCCAACGGCCCCCGCCACATCGGCCACGTGTCCGGCTTCGGCGTCCCGTCCGACGTCTTCTCCCGCTACCAGCGAATGGCCGGCAACCGGGTGCTCATGGTCTCCGGCACCGACGAGCACGGCACGCCGATCACCGTGCAGGCCGACAAGGAAGGCCTGACCTCGCAGCAGACCGCGGACAAGTACACCCGCCAGATCGGGGAGGACCTGCGCGGTCTCGGCCTGACCTACGACCTGTTCACCCGCACCAGCACCGGCAACCACGCCGCGGTCACCCAGCAGATCTTCCTGGCCCTGCACCGCAACGGCTACGTGGTGCCGAAGACCACCCGCGGCGCGATCAGCCCGTCCACCGGGCGCACCCTGCCCGACCGCTACGTCGAGGGCACCTGCCCGATCTGCGGTTACGACGGCGCGCGCGGCGACCAGTGCGACAACTGCGGCAACCAGCTGGACGCCGCCGAGCTGATCAACCCGAAGTCCCGGATCAACGGCGAGACGCCGAAGTTCGTCGAGACCGAGCACTACTTCCTCGACCTGCCCGCGTTCACCCAGACGCTGGGCAAGTGGCTGTCCACCAAGACCGACTGGCGGCCGAACGTCCTCAACTTCACCAAGAACCTGGTCGACGACATGCGGCCGCGCCCGATCACCCGCGACCTGGACTGGGGCGTGAAGATCCCGCTCGACGGCTGGCGCGACCAGCCGATGAAGCGGTTCTACGTCTGGTTCGACGCGGTCATCGGCTACTTCTCGGCCAGCGTCGAGTGGGCGCGCCGCTCCGGTGAGCCGGACGCCTGGCAGCAGTGGTGGACCAACCCGGACGCCCGGTCGTACTACTTCATGGGCAAGGACAACATCACCTTCCACGCCCAGATCTGGCCCGCGCTGCTGATGGGGCACAACGGCCAGGGCGACAAGGGCGGCGAGCCGGGCCCGTACGGCGAGCTGAACCTGCCGAGCGAGATCGTCTCCAGCGAGTTCCTCACCATGAGCGGCTCGAAGTTCTCCACCTCGCGCGGCACGGTCATCTACGTCAACGACTTCCTGCGCGAGTACGGCCCGGACACCCTGCGGTACTTCATCGCCGCGGCCGGTCCCGAGACCCAGGACACCGCGTTCACCTGGGACGAGTTCGTCCGGCGCACCAACTTCGAGCTGGCCAACGAGTGGGGCAACCTGGTCAACCGGTCGATCTCGATGGCGCACAAGAACAACGGCGGCGTGCCCGCACCCTCCGCGCCGACCGCGGCCGACGAGGAGCTGAAGGCGCTGTCGCGCCAGGCCTTCGAGACCGTCGGCGCGCACCTCGGGCGCTCGCGGTTCAAGATGGCGCTGGGCGAGGCGATGAAGGTGGTCTCGGCGGCGAACAAGTACCTGTCCGACCAGGAGCCGTGGAAGCTCAAGGAGGACACCGCGCGGCGCGACAGCGTGCTGCACACCGCGCTCCAGGTGGTCTCCGACGCCAACACCATGCTGACCCCGTTCCTGCCGCACTCGGCGCAGAAGGTGCACGAGGCGCTGGGCGGCACCGGCGTCTGGGCGGCGCAGCCGGAACTGCAGGACGTCGAGGACCTCGACATCGACGGCCGGACCAACCCGATCCTGACCGGCGACTACGCCGCCGAGCAGGCGAAGTGGTCGTCCACGCCGATCGAGGTGGGCCGTCCGCTGGCCAAGCCGTCGCCGCTGTTCGCCAAGCTCGACGCCAAGCTGGCCGAGACCGGTCCCGAATGGGCGCCGATCGAGCCGTGA
- a CDS encoding PadR family transcriptional regulator: MSATRLLVLGVLRISGRAHGYQVRRELLGWRADKWANVQPGSIYHALKKMAAEQLLEEVSTEAGRGPDRTAYQLTTEGEQEFFHLLSGALSDADDAGPLLSAGIALMPMLPRRRAIELLKLMEVRLDGAIAEILQTAVHAHEWGHPPHVVRMYRLWGGQTETTRAWVHDLVAALEAGEYRMADDDPPTFPVPGNHV; this comes from the coding sequence TTGTCCGCGACCCGCTTGCTGGTGCTCGGCGTGCTGCGGATCAGCGGCCGGGCGCACGGCTACCAGGTGCGGCGGGAGTTGCTGGGCTGGCGCGCGGACAAGTGGGCCAACGTGCAGCCGGGGTCGATCTACCACGCGCTGAAGAAGATGGCCGCGGAGCAGCTGCTGGAAGAGGTCAGCACGGAGGCCGGTCGCGGGCCGGACCGCACGGCCTACCAGCTCACCACCGAGGGCGAGCAGGAGTTCTTCCACCTGCTCTCCGGCGCGCTGTCCGACGCCGACGACGCCGGGCCGCTGCTGTCCGCGGGCATCGCGCTGATGCCGATGCTGCCCCGCCGCCGGGCGATCGAGCTGCTCAAGCTGATGGAGGTCCGGCTCGACGGCGCGATCGCGGAGATCCTGCAGACCGCGGTGCACGCGCACGAGTGGGGGCACCCGCCGCACGTGGTGCGGATGTACCGGCTGTGGGGCGGGCAGACCGAGACCACCCGCGCCTGGGTGCACGACCTGGTCGCCGCGCTGGAGGCCGGGGAGTACCGGATGGCCGACGACGATCCGCCCACGTTCCCCGTTCCCGGTAATCACGTTTGA
- a CDS encoding ATP-binding cassette domain-containing protein, translating into MITARGLARRFTARGRTVDAVKGVDIDVAEGELVGFLGPNGAGKTTTLRMLTTLLKPTSGQATVGGCDLLADPLGVRRRIGYVAQAGGTWQDCKVIEEIEIQGRLYGLTKAESLARGAELSEQLDLSGLEQRLTKTLSGGQRRRLDIVLGLIHRPGLVFLDEPTTALDPQSRANLWEHIRSLRTEHGVTVFLTTHYLDEADSLCDRILVIDNGEIAAEGTPDSLKAGVSGDGVTIGVPLASTGAAAEIAGRLTGAHEVSIVEDTVRFRVPRGDVAMPELLRALDAAGIAMESMQVHRPTLDDVFLTLTGRSLRDAEAATPTPEAARVP; encoded by the coding sequence ATGATCACCGCACGCGGCCTCGCCAGGCGGTTCACCGCCCGTGGCCGCACGGTCGACGCGGTCAAGGGCGTCGACATCGACGTGGCCGAGGGGGAACTCGTCGGCTTCCTGGGGCCCAACGGCGCCGGGAAGACCACCACGCTCCGGATGCTGACCACACTGCTCAAGCCGACCTCCGGGCAGGCCACCGTCGGCGGCTGCGACCTGCTGGCCGACCCGCTCGGCGTGCGCCGCCGCATCGGCTACGTCGCCCAGGCCGGGGGCACCTGGCAGGACTGCAAGGTCATCGAAGAGATCGAGATCCAGGGCAGGCTCTACGGGCTGACCAAGGCCGAGTCGCTGGCCCGCGGCGCCGAGCTGTCCGAGCAGCTGGACCTGTCCGGCCTGGAACAGCGCCTGACCAAGACGCTCTCCGGTGGCCAGCGCCGCCGCCTCGACATCGTGCTCGGCCTGATCCACCGGCCCGGCCTGGTCTTCCTCGACGAGCCGACCACCGCGCTCGACCCGCAGAGCCGGGCGAACCTGTGGGAGCACATCCGCTCGCTGCGCACCGAGCACGGCGTGACCGTCTTCCTCACCACGCACTACCTCGACGAGGCCGACTCGCTGTGCGACCGGATCCTGGTCATCGACAACGGCGAGATCGCCGCCGAGGGCACCCCCGACTCGCTCAAGGCCGGGGTCTCCGGCGACGGCGTGACCATCGGGGTGCCGCTGGCATCGACCGGCGCCGCCGCCGAGATCGCCGGCAGGCTGACCGGCGCGCACGAGGTGTCCATTGTGGAGGACACCGTGCGGTTCCGGGTGCCGCGCGGGGACGTGGCCATGCCCGAACTGCTGCGGGCGCTGGACGCCGCCGGCATCGCGATGGAGTCGATGCAGGTGCACCGGCCCACGCTCGACGACGTGTTCCTCACCCTGACCGGCCGTTCCCTGCGTGACGCGGAAGCCGCCACCCCGACCCCGGAGGCCGCTCGTGTTCCGTGA
- a CDS encoding ABC transporter permease gives MFRDIWLIFKRDMTLSLRNPAWVLIGIMQPLLYLFFFGPLMEKVVQSTPGFPPGNSWAVLTPAIMVQTALFGTSFAGFSLLAEYRAGVTERFRVTPISRAALLFGKLFAASFQAVVQALLIIVVAFLVFPLDAPVTGVLLSLVIVALLAITLGSASYAVALMIKSETAFPALLNAVLMPLLLLSGILVPITTGLAPSWLYNLSRINPFSHVVDAERAAFRGDITMDALFTGCVALLVMAVLSVFWGVRTFQKENS, from the coding sequence GTGTTCCGTGACATCTGGCTGATCTTCAAGCGGGACATGACGCTGTCCCTGCGCAACCCGGCGTGGGTGCTGATCGGCATCATGCAGCCGCTGCTCTACCTGTTCTTCTTCGGCCCGCTGATGGAGAAGGTGGTCCAGAGCACGCCGGGCTTCCCGCCGGGCAACTCGTGGGCGGTGCTCACCCCGGCGATCATGGTGCAGACCGCGTTGTTCGGCACCTCCTTCGCCGGCTTCAGCCTGCTCGCCGAATACCGCGCCGGGGTCACCGAGCGGTTCCGGGTGACGCCGATCAGCCGCGCCGCCCTGCTGTTCGGCAAGCTGTTCGCGGCCAGTTTCCAGGCGGTGGTGCAGGCGCTGCTGATCATCGTGGTGGCGTTCCTGGTGTTCCCCTTGGACGCTCCGGTGACCGGGGTGCTGCTGAGCCTGGTGATCGTGGCGCTGCTGGCGATCACCCTGGGCTCGGCGTCCTACGCGGTGGCGCTGATGATCAAGAGCGAGACGGCGTTCCCGGCGCTGCTGAACGCGGTGCTGATGCCGTTGCTGCTGCTGTCCGGCATCCTCGTGCCGATCACCACCGGGCTGGCGCCTTCGTGGCTGTACAACCTCTCGCGCATCAACCCGTTCTCCCATGTGGTCGATGCCGAACGCGCCGCCTTCCGCGGCGACATCACCATGGACGCGTTGTTCACCGGGTGCGTGGCGCTGTTGGTGATGGCCGTGCTGTCCGTGTTCTGGGGTGTGCGCACGTTCCAGAAGGAGAACTCCTGA
- a CDS encoding GH25 family lysozyme — protein sequence MREPEPERGINLSHHETVDDWRTVRAHGVLFSSVTITESTNWSDTAAIRNVRAAQTAGLHTGARHFARPGSVHEQVTHFQRTASPLGVFAPGSLAPSLDVRAPGISDRFIKSWIRGIRHAANIKRVLVYAGYEQWLHELHPDKWADSEVVLWLARHNGIPGRPGWFHSRLGVHQHGSGDDAPGFHGEIGYDAVVYPFVLSDLLL from the coding sequence TTGCGCGAACCCGAGCCCGAACGCGGGATCAACCTGTCCCACCACGAAACCGTGGACGACTGGCGGACCGTGCGCGCGCACGGCGTCCTGTTCTCCAGCGTGACGATCACCGAAAGCACGAACTGGAGCGATACAGCGGCGATCCGCAACGTGCGGGCCGCCCAGACGGCCGGACTGCACACCGGCGCCCGGCATTTCGCGCGCCCCGGTTCGGTCCACGAACAGGTGACGCACTTCCAGCGCACCGCGAGTCCACTCGGGGTGTTCGCGCCGGGATCACTGGCGCCCTCACTGGATGTGCGCGCGCCCGGCATCAGCGACCGGTTCATCAAGTCGTGGATCCGCGGGATCCGGCACGCGGCGAACATCAAGCGGGTGCTGGTCTACGCCGGTTACGAGCAGTGGCTGCACGAACTGCACCCGGACAAGTGGGCCGACTCCGAAGTGGTGCTCTGGCTGGCGCGGCACAACGGCATCCCCGGCCGTCCCGGCTGGTTCCACTCGCGACTCGGCGTGCACCAGCACGGCAGCGGTGACGACGCACCGGGCTTCCACGGCGAGATCGGTTACGACGCCGTGGTGTACCCGTTCGTACTCTCGGACCTACTGCTGTAA
- a CDS encoding DUF4185 domain-containing protein, translated as MVRVLETSQVAQITGAGTANRTDERFGIHATDLGILWDAGDGRVLVLFGDTYGQGWGGDGAGPPEADWRCNVLAHSSERDLRHGLVLDGVVARADGLAAQVLASADRRDEVTIIPNAGIAVDGKQYVQYMSVRAWGPPGQWHTNYAGIAVSADGGATWEQPRRARWINRAEGDHPFQIGAFARDEQHVYLFGTTNGRFGPAYLARVDPASVLEPAAYRYWTGDGWGRDEFAAAPVLPGPVGELSVEYSVHFGCWLALHLDEHRAAIVLRTADRLEGPWSDGQVVVSGQDRPALYGGYLHPWALDGDEIYYLISQWGPYNVFLMRTRLQQ; from the coding sequence ATGGTCCGAGTACTGGAAACCAGCCAAGTGGCCCAGATCACCGGCGCGGGCACGGCGAACCGCACCGACGAGCGGTTCGGCATCCACGCCACCGATCTCGGCATCCTCTGGGACGCCGGGGACGGGCGTGTGCTGGTGCTCTTCGGCGACACCTACGGCCAGGGCTGGGGCGGGGACGGCGCCGGGCCGCCGGAGGCCGACTGGCGGTGCAACGTGCTGGCCCATTCGTCCGAACGCGACCTGCGGCACGGGCTGGTGCTGGACGGCGTGGTCGCCAGGGCCGACGGCCTGGCCGCGCAGGTCCTCGCCTCCGCCGACCGCCGCGACGAGGTGACGATCATCCCCAACGCCGGTATCGCGGTCGACGGCAAGCAATACGTGCAGTACATGTCCGTGCGCGCCTGGGGACCACCGGGCCAGTGGCACACCAACTACGCCGGTATCGCGGTCTCCGCCGACGGGGGCGCCACCTGGGAGCAGCCGCGCCGGGCCCGCTGGATCAACCGCGCCGAGGGCGACCACCCGTTCCAGATCGGCGCGTTCGCCCGCGACGAGCAGCACGTGTACCTGTTCGGCACCACCAACGGCCGCTTCGGCCCGGCCTACCTGGCGCGCGTCGATCCGGCGTCCGTGCTCGAACCCGCCGCCTACCGGTACTGGACCGGCGACGGCTGGGGCCGCGACGAGTTCGCCGCCGCGCCGGTGCTGCCGGGGCCGGTGGGGGAGCTGTCCGTGGAGTACAGCGTCCACTTCGGATGCTGGCTGGCACTGCACCTCGACGAGCACCGGGCGGCGATCGTCCTGCGCACGGCCGATCGCCTCGAAGGTCCGTGGTCGGACGGTCAGGTGGTGGTGTCCGGACAGGACCGGCCCGCGCTCTACGGCGGCTACCTGCACCCGTGGGCGCTCGACGGCGACGAGATCTACTACCTGATTTCCCAGTGGGGTCCGTACAACGTCTTCCTGATGCGCACGCGTTTACAGCAGTAG